A stretch of Arachis hypogaea cultivar Tifrunner chromosome 15, arahy.Tifrunner.gnm2.J5K5, whole genome shotgun sequence DNA encodes these proteins:
- the LOC112749407 gene encoding uncharacterized protein, with protein sequence MVSSISSSSRKSTADPASWYCSIVLLSLILLASIKEAYEYDDDNSAATAAAVTGQRSNLRVRPCDEIYVVGEGETLHTISDKCSDPFIVERNPHIHDPDDVFPGLVIKITPNFIN encoded by the coding sequence ATGGTTTCTTCAATTTCCTCGTCATCAAGAAAATCCACAGCGGATCCGGCATCATGGTACTGTTCCATAGTCCTGTTGTCTCTCATACTCTTGGCCTCCATAAAGGAGGCCTATGAATATGACGACGACAACTCGGCCGCCACGGCTGCGGCCGTGACGGGGCAGAGGAGCAACCTCCGTGTACGGCCGTGCGACGAGATATACGTGGTGGGAGAAGGAGAGACACTTCACACCATAAGTGACAAGTGCAGTGATCCATTCATCGTTGAACGCAACCCTCATATTCATGATCCTGATGATGTCTTTCCTGGCCTTGTCATCAAAATCAcacctaattttattaattaa